The Scophthalmus maximus strain ysfricsl-2021 chromosome 14, ASM2237912v1, whole genome shotgun sequence region CTGAATTTCATCACATGTGCCTTGAATTAGTTGTTTACATAGAATCACATACTTACCTTCCTCTGTAGCACGGAGACTTTATCAGGGAAGAAGTTCACAATGTAGCGTTTTCCAAAGGCATGTGACAGGAGGTAGCACATGGTGGAGCCCACAGTGGTGAGCACACAGGCCAGCAGCAGGCCTTCATATGGTCCAAATATAGCTCCGGCAAGAATGTTCTGCACAAAGACAAGTGGAGATCGTAGACATCATCACACGTCATCAGTACATGTATTACGATGAGCTCTGACACACTTAGTGTCATGTGTCATAATAGTGGGTCGAAGTGTAAGACACTGGGTGAGAGCCACTTTAATCTGCATGCGGTTTGTggtttcaacctttttttctgtgctgcacACTCAGCAGTGCAGTAACTACAGCGAGCAGTCGACAGTCCAGTATGgctgacacacaaaaacagatctGACATCCCTTTGTTGTTTGCACTAGATGAGTATTTTTATCCTCTTCAAGttgtctgatttaaaaaagaaaccaagGCCACACTCAACATGCAGTCCTGAAAGTACGCCTTTCATGCTAGCctaactttcttttctttttttactaccAAACAAGGCAGTTTACAGCCAATTCCAATCAGAGATATCCAACATATTCAATGTTCTTGTAATCCTGAATCAGTACgaagaagagattttttttttttttttttttttaaatcttaccAGGAACGAGGATCCAGGAATGGCAAAAGACTGCTTGTACAGATATGCACTACAAAAGAGCAGCAGGACATATCCAGTGTGCTCCGTCTTGTAAAACTGCAGGAGCTCGGCCAgttccctcagctcctccaggtctGAGGGGAACTTCAACCTGCGGCAACATCAACACTACAGTTAGTCGTCAGTCGATCAGCCACTCACCCAGGTACAGAAAGGGTCGGGGGAACATGGACAGAAGACGTCATTGTCatcatatatttattcattataaaATAGATTAgctgacaaatacaaaaatcctGTACTCCTGTAAAtagtcagtatttttttaattacattattaAAGCATGGTCATAATTGGAGTTTAGAAGTATTTTCTGATGATAAGAATTTGCTGAGTTTATCTATTTTATCATTGTAACTAGTGTTTctggcaatgtgtgtgtgtgtgtgtgtgtgtgtgagagagagagagagtgtatccTACAGTATACATTaccctcttcctcactctctctctctctcacacacacacacacacacacactctcactgatTCACTCACtaactctcacactctcactcacacacacacacacacacactcactgattCACTCactaactctcacacacacacgcacacacacactcactaactctcacacacacacacacacacacttgagagaaggggagaaagggTGGAAAGGGTGGGATAGgacatgctaatgttagcaagcAAGTGACGCAACGTTATTTTAGCAGATATATTTTTCACAGACAGTTCATGTTCCTGCCAGCTGTCACCTGCTGTCTTCCCCGGCGCTGCTTCCGGGGGACTCGTCTGTGTCCACACGCTCCCTCCGGGCAGGGGGCGGAGGACGTCGTCGGGGTCCCGCGGGCAGGTACAGGGACAGGGAGTACAGGTACACGCTGGCAGCGGCCACCACGGCGATGAGTCCGACGAGGGAGCGCATTTTATCCACTTTGTTATCCGGCAAACAAACTGCTGCCAGCCTCGGCTCCGGGTCAACAGCGCGAGCGACGGAAAGAGACAACCGCAGCGCTGACGTCACTTCCTCTTGAAGTTGCTGTAATATTTGAGTTCAAAGATAAAACATCATCGATCGGGTTTTCCATGCCACATATAGAcggattatttttttctacatcatgtgtattttttttttttacagcattagAACAGAAGAAGGGGAAACAGACAGCATTGAGTTTTATTATCGGCTACAGGCCAGGTGGGGCGCTAATGTGTCTAATGCTGCGTCTAATGTACGCGACCTTTGGTCCTTTgggtgaaacatcatgattgacagctgagacagaTTGATTGGTCAAGCGTGTATTGGTGGGACCTCGATACTGTGGCTCGACAACACAATCACTACTGTGCAGGCTCCAGATGACATCAGAAAAGCTCATTAACTTAATTTTTGTACACTGGGGGGAAATGGagacatgtcatccatctttatcttCGGCCCATAGAGGAAGCAATGGAGTATTAGATAACGCTTCTAATGTGTTCATTAAATCAAcccattcatatttcatttgcaCTTTCTTTGTTGTAAATGAGAACGTATCTTGAGAACTGGATGATCTGAGCAGTGGCTTGTTCTGCTCTACAGTGggatgagggtgaggatgaggatgaggtcTGCTTCCGCCTCCAGCGTGTGTTCTTCATGACACCTGGAGTTTGCAATGTGAGTTGTACTTTATGTAAAAAACATCATCCATACCCCTTAACAATGGCAGTCCCCCAATTCAcgctttaaatatttaataatacataataatagtAGTAGGTGCGTTCGAGATGGACTTCGTCCGTGGATGTTTCATCATAGACATAATCatcctattttattttgtttttaaatatttagatAAATATCACAGATAGTGCTGATATATTGTTTgtgcataaacatttttttttatttcagcgtTGTATTACTTGATAAACACTGCTGATTTAAAACATCCATTTAGTTGTATCAAAGAATGACAGGGGGGAACCCTGTAACCGCACTGATCCACACTCCAATCCAGCAGGTGGCGATATTGCACCTTAACGCTGTTGCCAACAGCCAATACACGAaaatagaggaagaagaagaaaaaaagggtaaaaaacgaagaagaagactgCAAGTAAGCCTTTACAATGTGGGCGTCAACCTGCCTGCAGGGTTGACAGATGTTACAAAGTTCGTCTTGCACAACAGATAAAAGTTCGTCTCCACACAGCGTTGGATCGACAACATGGCCCAATATTCTCGCGTGTCAGGCTCCGTTGGATTGATTACTCTCCAAAATCCACCCGTGAACGCTCTCAGGTGAGCTGAGGTCGCAAAGCGTCGATATTAGTGCAAGATCCACGATGTTGATCTTAAAACATTGATCCATGTGGGAGGAGGACAATACTTAAGCTCCATATGGGGGGTTAAGTATTGTTTTAATGAGTAAAGACTCTTGTTAGATGAATCAGTATTGGAATGTGGCTTcttacatttactcaagtgtTGGCTGTTGTGCTACAGACATAACAACATAACGAGTAGTCGATATGAGCTTGGTTTGTATTGACCTGACACCATTTAATGCAGCTTGATTACATGGACACGTCagtcataataatgataaagtaTCAGAATATTCTGAATGACAGATGTCAGATTGCTGCATAGCTAGTACTTTAACATTGTATACATTAAGAATATTTTGCTGATACTATTTGTGtacttttttcttcacaactaAGTacacaaatattatatattatgctttttcagtttctcccctttcctctagtgtgttacgtaaagggagctcctctcccccagagaaaacactgctcctgaagctcctgaaacacTGATAGTCCATGTGCACTAACAGCCATATCAGAAATACACTGACCTCCGATCAGAGTTATCTTCCCAAGTCAACGCCTTTTTcgaaacaaacatttacagacatACTAGTAAATGTGTATGAAGCACAGTATAAAGTGCTTCAGACAACCCCTAATATTTGCTATCTCTCTTTGACTCAGTTTCTAAAATAACGGCAAAGCAAAAGCTATTATAACCTTAAACCAAATTATggtaataataacataaattgCACCATGTTGGTGTTAACATCTCCCTTGTACAATCTTTTTACTTAATTTGATATGTCTGTGATGTTTGTCATAatcacaaaatgtcaatattCTGTTTTCATCATAATGACATGaaatttaatgtgtttttctatctaatatgtgtgtgttaacttTAACAAAAACAGAGATACTTGCGTACCAATGGCGATGggcaatatttgcataatacaCGCCTATAACACGGCCGTAACAAAGCCAGCGTGGGGGTCGGGCCACATTTCCAATACGCGCCGGAAGCAATTAACCAACCACACCAGAGTGGGACAGTTGGCCAATCGGAGCACACTGAGGTTTTTCCGGGGGGGGCCTTAAAGAATATTTTACGAACCCTGTATCATGTAAAAACATGTCTTATTTTATACAGTGCAGCAGTGAGGCAGGGCATTGTTGACACGGTGAAGAGAGCACTCGGTGACCCAGAGGTGAAGGCGGTGGTTATCCGTGGACAGAATGGAGTATTCTGTGGGGGTATGAATGTTTATTGCTTCTTCAAGATTTCCTGTAACTTCAAAATGGTACCACAactctgtcatttttattgttggTTTCCATTGAAAACTAATTTGCAGGCCCTTGGTCAtaggattgaaaaaaaaaaagttttttaaaaggtaACACTCCATGACATTCAGGTTGCAAACAATGAGTTTGACATTCCACATTTTGATATCTTTCCTTCACGGATTTTCATAATGCACCATAGAGTCTGTCTGGTCCTCAACAAGGGAACATGAAGGACAACTGAAGTTCGCAAACATTTAATGAGAAATAAATGCTATACCAGTTAGATTGGTTAccaaaattaaaatttcaaaacATCAGATAACTCAATGAGGTTGATTTGCATCACAGGAGCCGACATCAAAGAGTTTGGGACGAACATGTCTGGGCCTCATCTCGTACCGATGATCCACGCCATCGAGGCTGCGAACAAACCGGTGGTGGCAGCCATAGAGGGGATCGCTTTGGGCGGAGGCCTTGAGCTGGCACTTGGCTGTCATTATCGAGTCGCACACTCCAAAGTAAATTCACACGTCACAtctctccccctgctctcactgtctctctaaTGTCAGTGTTGATGTTACTGAATTGCTTGGTAAAACCAGTCCATTTTTGTTTGACCGGGTCAAAAAACAAcgaaaatgttattattactaaATATCCAGTATTCTTTGAGAGTTAAGAAAGTCAGTGATATTCTTGAAATGATCTAAttgtgtgatg contains the following coding sequences:
- the tmem41aa gene encoding transmembrane protein 41A-A, translating into MRSLVGLIAVVAAASVYLYSLSLYLPAGPRRRPPPPARRERVDTDESPGSSAGEDSRLKFPSDLEELRELAELLQFYKTEHTGYVLLLFCSAYLYKQSFAIPGSSFLNILAGAIFGPYEGLLLACVLTTVGSTMCYLLSHAFGKRYIVNFFPDKVSVLQRKVEDNKDCLFFFLLFLRFFPMTPNWFLNMSAPIVNIPITFFLGSVFIGLLPYNFICVQTGAMLSEVSSLDDLFSWERLLQLLAIAVVALLPGALIRRYSQTRLKLDVQSQNGLITDKKVQ